In the genome of Populus nigra chromosome 9, ddPopNigr1.1, whole genome shotgun sequence, one region contains:
- the LOC133703466 gene encoding beta-galactosidase 6-like isoform X3 encodes MTSVTYDHKALVIDGKRRVLQSGSIHYPRTTPEVWPEIIRKSKEGGLDVIETYVFWNYHEPVRGQYYFEGRFDLVRFVKTVQEAGLFVHLRIGPYACAEWNYGGFPLWLHFIPGVQFRTSNDIFKNAMKSFLAKIVDLMKDDNLFASQGGPIILAQVENEYGNVQWAYGVGGELYVKWAAETAISLNTTVPWVMCVQEDAPDPVINTCNGFYCDQFTPNSPSKPKMWTENYSGWFLAFGYAVPYRPVEDLAFAVARFFEYGGSFQNYYMYFGGTNFGRTAGGPLVATSYDYDAPIDEYGFIRQPKWGHLRDLHSAIKQCEEYLVSSDPVHQQLGNKLEAHVYYKHSNDCAAFLANYDSGSDANVTFNGNTYFLPAWSVSILADCKNVIFNTAKVVTQRHIGDALFSRSTTVDGNLVAASPWSWYKEEVGIWGNNSFTKPGLLEQINTTKDTSDFLWYSTSLYVEAGQDKEHLLNIESLGHAALVFVNKRFVAFGYGNHDDASFSLTQKISLEEGNNNTLDVLSMLIGVQNYGPWFDVQGAGIHSVFLVDLHKSKKDLSSGKWTYQVGLEGEYLGLHNASLANSSLWSQGTSLPVNKSLIWYKATILAPEGNGPLALNLASMGKGQAWINGQSIGRYWSAYLSPSAGCTDNCDYRGAYNSFKCQKKCGQPAQTLYHIPRTWVHPGENLLVLHEELGGDPSQISLLTRTGQDICSIVSEDDPPPADSWKPNLEFMSQSPEVRLTCEHGWHIAAVNFASFGTPEGKCGTFTQGNCHADMLTIVQKACIGHERCSIPISAAKLGDPCPGVVKRFVVEALCSE; translated from the exons ATGACCAGTG TGACGTATGATCACAAAGCTCTGGTGATTGATGGAAAGAGAAGGGTTTTGCAGTCTGGTTCTATTCATTATCCTCGAACCACTCCTGAG GTGTGGCCAGAAATTATTAGGAAATCAAAGGAAGGGGGGCTGGATGTGATTGAGACTTATGTGTTTTGGAACTATCATGAGCCTGTGAGAGGACAG TACTATTTTGAAGGCCGGTTTGATTTAGTGCGGTTTGTGAAAACGGTTCAGGAAGCTGGTCTTTTTGTTCATCTGAGGATTGGCCCATATGCCTGTGCTGAATGGAATTATGG GGGTTTCCCACTTTGGTTACATTTCATTCCTGGGGTTCAGTTTCGAACAAGTAATGATATATTTAAG AATGCAATGAAGAGTTTTCTGGCAAAAATTGTCGATCTAATGAAGGATGATAATCTTTTTGCATCACAAGGAGGACCAATCATTCTTGCTCAG GTTGAGAATGAATATGGAAATGTTCAATGGGCATATGGGGTTGGTGGAGAATTATATGTCAAATGGGCTGCAGAAACTGCTATTAGTCTAAACACAACTGTACCTTGGGTGATGTGCGTACAAGAAGATGCTCCTGATCCAGTT ATAAACACATGCAATGGATTTTACTGTGACCAGTTTACCCCAAATTCCCCTTCCAAACCAAAAATGTGGACTGAGAACTATAGTGGATG GTTTCTTGCATTTGGCTATGCAGTTCCTTATCGACCTGTTGAGGACCTAGCATTTGCTGTTGCACGATTTTTTGAGTATGGAGGTTCTTTTCAAAACTATTATATG TATTTTGGTGGAACCAACTTTGGACGAACTGCGGGAGGTCCTTTGGTTGCAACAAGCTATGATTACGATGCCCCGATAGATGAATATG GTTTTATTAGACAGCCAAAGTGGGGCCACTTACGTGATTTGCACAGTGCAATAAAGCAGTGTGAAGAATATTTGGTCAGCTCAGATCCAGTTCACCAGCAGCTAGGCAACAAGTTAGAG GCACATGTCTACTATAAGCATTCCAATGATTGTGCAGCCTTTCTTGCCAATTATGACAGTGGTTCAGATGCAAATGTCACATTTAACGGCAACACGTATTTTCTTCCTGCATGGTCTGTGAGCATACTTGCAGATTGCAAGAATGTCATTTTCAACACGGCTAAG GTTGTTACGCAAAGACATATAGGAGATGCTTTGTTTTCCCGCTCCACCACTGTTGATGGAAATTTAGTGGCGGCATCACCATGGAGTTGGTATAAAGAGGAAGTGGGTATTTGGGGTAACAACTCTTTTACAAAGCCAGGTTTACTGGAGCAGATTAATACAACAAAAGATACCAGTGATTTTCTATGGTACTCAACCAG TCTTTATGTGGAAGCTGGACAAGACAAAGAACACTTACTGAATATTGAGAGTTTGGGGCATGCAGCACTTGTTTTTGTTAACAAGAGATTTGTAG CTTTCGGATATGGCAATCATGATGATGCAAGCTTCTCACTCACTCAGAAAATTAGTCTTGAAGAAGGGAATAATAACACACTGGATGTTTTAAGCATGCTGATTGGTGTACAG AACTACGGACCATGGTTTGATGTTCAAGGAGCTGGAATTCattctgtttttcttgttgACTTGCACAAGAGCAAGAAAGATCTCTCTTCCGGAAAATGGACCTACCAG GTGGGACTTGAAGGGGAATACCTTGGACTGCATAACGCCAGTCTTGCAAATAGTTCACTTTGGAGTCAGGGGACTTCTCTACCTGTTAATAAGAGCTTGATTTGGTACAAG GCTACAATCCTTGCTCCTGAAGGGAACGGTCCCCTAGCCTTGAATCTAGCAAGCATGGGGAAGGGCCAGGCATGGATTAACGGGCAAAGCATAGGACGATATTGGTCCGCCTATCTATCACCATCAGCCGGTTGCACCGACAATTGTGATTACAGAGGAGCTTACAATTCATTTAAATGCCAAAAGAAATGTGGTCAACCTGCTCAAACACT GTATCATATCCCACGCACTTGGGTTCATCCTGGTGAGAACCTACTGGTCCTACATGAAGAACTTGGAGGTGACCCTTCACAGATTTCTCTGCTCACACGAACTGGCCAAGATATATGCTCTATTGTATCAGAAGATGATCCTCCACCAGCTGATTCCTGGAAACCAAACTTAGAGTTCATGTCTCAAAGTCCAGAAGTTCGACTGACCTGTGAACATGGATGGCACATTGCTGCTGTCAACTTTGCTAGCTTTGGAACTCCTGAAGGAAAATGCGGAACGTTCACTCAAGGGAATTGTCATGCTGACATGTTAACAATTGTGCAAAAG GCTTGCATTGGCCATGAAAGATGTTCAATTCCTATATCAGCAGCTAAACTTGGTGACCCCTGTCCTGGAGTTGTAAAACGCTTTGTGGTTGAAGCTCTATGCAGTGAATGA
- the LOC133703930 gene encoding endonuclease 4-like: MGVSGLLWAVRALVLLQFVTGILGWGKEGHYATCKIAEGYLTAEALAAVKELLPESAEGDLANVCSWPDEIRFHYHWSSALHYVDTPDFRCNYEYFRDCHDSSGRKDRCVTGAIYNYTNQLLSLYQNSNSESNYNLTEALMFLSHFIGDVHQPLHVGFLGDLGGNTIQVRWYRRKSNLHHVWDNMIIESALKTFYSSDLATMIRAIQNNITENWSNQQPLWEHCAHNHTVCPNPYASESISLACKFAYKNASPGSTLEDDYFLSRLPVVEKRLAQGGIRLAATLNRIFASHVKIAQA; this comes from the exons ATGGGGGTGTCTGGCCTGTTGTGGGCTGTGAGGGCGCTTGTTCTTCTTCAATTTGTTACTGGGATTCTTGGTTGGGGAAAGGAAGGTCATTATGCTACTTGCAAAATTGCAGAG GGGTATCTAACTGCAGAAGCTCTAGCTGCAGTGAAGGAATTGCTTCCAGAGTCTGCTGAAGGTGATCTTGCAAATGTGTGTTCTTGGCCTGATGAGATCCGATTCCACTATCACTGGAGTAGTGCTTTACACTATGTTGATACGCCAGATTTCAGGTGTAACTATGAATACTTTA GGGATTGTCATGACTCTTCTGGACGTAAAGATAGATGTGTTACTGGAGCAATTTATAACTACACGAACCAACTTTTATCGTTATATCAGAATTCCAATTCAGAGTCAAACT ACAATTTGACGGAGGCACTTATGTTTTTATCACATTTTATTGGAGATGTACACCAG CCCCTGCATGTAGGTTTCCTTGGAGATTTGGGAGGAAACACAATACAAGTCCGTTGGTACCGTAGGAAGTCAAACCTGCACCAT GTATGGGACAACATGATTATTGAATCAGCCTTGAAGACATTCTACAGTTCAGATCTTGCGACCATGATACGGGCCATTCAGAATAATATAACA GAAAATTGGTCCAATCAACAACCACTATGGGAGCATTGTGCACACAACCACACAGTCTGTCCAAACCC CTATGCTTCTGAAAGCATTAGTTTGGCATGCAAATTTGCATACAAGAATGCCTCGCCTGGAAGCACTCTGGAAG ATGATTACTTTCTTTCCCGGCTGCCCGTTGTGGAAAAGAGACTAGCCCAAGGGGGTATTCGGTTAGCTGCCACCCTGAACCGCATTTTTGCTTCTCACGTGAAAATTGCTCAAGCATga
- the LOC133703466 gene encoding beta-galactosidase 6-like isoform X1 produces the protein MTSGIMGRKNSCLALVLFVVLVFQCFWVERVWCVTVTYDHKALVIDGKRRVLQSGSIHYPRTTPEVWPEIIRKSKEGGLDVIETYVFWNYHEPVRGQYYFEGRFDLVRFVKTVQEAGLFVHLRIGPYACAEWNYGGFPLWLHFIPGVQFRTSNDIFKNAMKSFLAKIVDLMKDDNLFASQGGPIILAQVENEYGNVQWAYGVGGELYVKWAAETAISLNTTVPWVMCVQEDAPDPVINTCNGFYCDQFTPNSPSKPKMWTENYSGWFLAFGYAVPYRPVEDLAFAVARFFEYGGSFQNYYMYFGGTNFGRTAGGPLVATSYDYDAPIDEYGFIRQPKWGHLRDLHSAIKQCEEYLVSSDPVHQQLGNKLEAHVYYKHSNDCAAFLANYDSGSDANVTFNGNTYFLPAWSVSILADCKNVIFNTAKVVTQRHIGDALFSRSTTVDGNLVAASPWSWYKEEVGIWGNNSFTKPGLLEQINTTKDTSDFLWYSTSLYVEAGQDKEHLLNIESLGHAALVFVNKRFVAFGYGNHDDASFSLTQKISLEEGNNNTLDVLSMLIGVQNYGPWFDVQGAGIHSVFLVDLHKSKKDLSSGKWTYQVGLEGEYLGLHNASLANSSLWSQGTSLPVNKSLIWYKATILAPEGNGPLALNLASMGKGQAWINGQSIGRYWSAYLSPSAGCTDNCDYRGAYNSFKCQKKCGQPAQTLYHIPRTWVHPGENLLVLHEELGGDPSQISLLTRTGQDICSIVSEDDPPPADSWKPNLEFMSQSPEVRLTCEHGWHIAAVNFASFGTPEGKCGTFTQGNCHADMLTIVQKACIGHERCSIPISAAKLGDPCPGVVKRFVVEALCSE, from the exons ATGACCAGTGGTATCATGGGACGCAAGAATTCTTGTTTAGCATtggttttgtttgttgttttagtttttcaatgtttttgggTTGAAAGAGTGTGGTGTGTTACAGTGACGTATGATCACAAAGCTCTGGTGATTGATGGAAAGAGAAGGGTTTTGCAGTCTGGTTCTATTCATTATCCTCGAACCACTCCTGAG GTGTGGCCAGAAATTATTAGGAAATCAAAGGAAGGGGGGCTGGATGTGATTGAGACTTATGTGTTTTGGAACTATCATGAGCCTGTGAGAGGACAG TACTATTTTGAAGGCCGGTTTGATTTAGTGCGGTTTGTGAAAACGGTTCAGGAAGCTGGTCTTTTTGTTCATCTGAGGATTGGCCCATATGCCTGTGCTGAATGGAATTATGG GGGTTTCCCACTTTGGTTACATTTCATTCCTGGGGTTCAGTTTCGAACAAGTAATGATATATTTAAG AATGCAATGAAGAGTTTTCTGGCAAAAATTGTCGATCTAATGAAGGATGATAATCTTTTTGCATCACAAGGAGGACCAATCATTCTTGCTCAG GTTGAGAATGAATATGGAAATGTTCAATGGGCATATGGGGTTGGTGGAGAATTATATGTCAAATGGGCTGCAGAAACTGCTATTAGTCTAAACACAACTGTACCTTGGGTGATGTGCGTACAAGAAGATGCTCCTGATCCAGTT ATAAACACATGCAATGGATTTTACTGTGACCAGTTTACCCCAAATTCCCCTTCCAAACCAAAAATGTGGACTGAGAACTATAGTGGATG GTTTCTTGCATTTGGCTATGCAGTTCCTTATCGACCTGTTGAGGACCTAGCATTTGCTGTTGCACGATTTTTTGAGTATGGAGGTTCTTTTCAAAACTATTATATG TATTTTGGTGGAACCAACTTTGGACGAACTGCGGGAGGTCCTTTGGTTGCAACAAGCTATGATTACGATGCCCCGATAGATGAATATG GTTTTATTAGACAGCCAAAGTGGGGCCACTTACGTGATTTGCACAGTGCAATAAAGCAGTGTGAAGAATATTTGGTCAGCTCAGATCCAGTTCACCAGCAGCTAGGCAACAAGTTAGAG GCACATGTCTACTATAAGCATTCCAATGATTGTGCAGCCTTTCTTGCCAATTATGACAGTGGTTCAGATGCAAATGTCACATTTAACGGCAACACGTATTTTCTTCCTGCATGGTCTGTGAGCATACTTGCAGATTGCAAGAATGTCATTTTCAACACGGCTAAG GTTGTTACGCAAAGACATATAGGAGATGCTTTGTTTTCCCGCTCCACCACTGTTGATGGAAATTTAGTGGCGGCATCACCATGGAGTTGGTATAAAGAGGAAGTGGGTATTTGGGGTAACAACTCTTTTACAAAGCCAGGTTTACTGGAGCAGATTAATACAACAAAAGATACCAGTGATTTTCTATGGTACTCAACCAG TCTTTATGTGGAAGCTGGACAAGACAAAGAACACTTACTGAATATTGAGAGTTTGGGGCATGCAGCACTTGTTTTTGTTAACAAGAGATTTGTAG CTTTCGGATATGGCAATCATGATGATGCAAGCTTCTCACTCACTCAGAAAATTAGTCTTGAAGAAGGGAATAATAACACACTGGATGTTTTAAGCATGCTGATTGGTGTACAG AACTACGGACCATGGTTTGATGTTCAAGGAGCTGGAATTCattctgtttttcttgttgACTTGCACAAGAGCAAGAAAGATCTCTCTTCCGGAAAATGGACCTACCAG GTGGGACTTGAAGGGGAATACCTTGGACTGCATAACGCCAGTCTTGCAAATAGTTCACTTTGGAGTCAGGGGACTTCTCTACCTGTTAATAAGAGCTTGATTTGGTACAAG GCTACAATCCTTGCTCCTGAAGGGAACGGTCCCCTAGCCTTGAATCTAGCAAGCATGGGGAAGGGCCAGGCATGGATTAACGGGCAAAGCATAGGACGATATTGGTCCGCCTATCTATCACCATCAGCCGGTTGCACCGACAATTGTGATTACAGAGGAGCTTACAATTCATTTAAATGCCAAAAGAAATGTGGTCAACCTGCTCAAACACT GTATCATATCCCACGCACTTGGGTTCATCCTGGTGAGAACCTACTGGTCCTACATGAAGAACTTGGAGGTGACCCTTCACAGATTTCTCTGCTCACACGAACTGGCCAAGATATATGCTCTATTGTATCAGAAGATGATCCTCCACCAGCTGATTCCTGGAAACCAAACTTAGAGTTCATGTCTCAAAGTCCAGAAGTTCGACTGACCTGTGAACATGGATGGCACATTGCTGCTGTCAACTTTGCTAGCTTTGGAACTCCTGAAGGAAAATGCGGAACGTTCACTCAAGGGAATTGTCATGCTGACATGTTAACAATTGTGCAAAAG GCTTGCATTGGCCATGAAAGATGTTCAATTCCTATATCAGCAGCTAAACTTGGTGACCCCTGTCCTGGAGTTGTAAAACGCTTTGTGGTTGAAGCTCTATGCAGTGAATGA
- the LOC133703466 gene encoding beta-galactosidase 6-like isoform X4, whose protein sequence is MKSFLAKIVDLMKDDNLFASQGGPIILAQVENEYGNVQWAYGVGGELYVKWAAETAISLNTTVPWVMCVQEDAPDPVINTCNGFYCDQFTPNSPSKPKMWTENYSGWFLAFGYAVPYRPVEDLAFAVARFFEYGGSFQNYYMYFGGTNFGRTAGGPLVATSYDYDAPIDEYGFIRQPKWGHLRDLHSAIKQCEEYLVSSDPVHQQLGNKLEAHVYYKHSNDCAAFLANYDSGSDANVTFNGNTYFLPAWSVSILADCKNVIFNTAKVVTQRHIGDALFSRSTTVDGNLVAASPWSWYKEEVGIWGNNSFTKPGLLEQINTTKDTSDFLWYSTSLYVEAGQDKEHLLNIESLGHAALVFVNKRFVAFGYGNHDDASFSLTQKISLEEGNNNTLDVLSMLIGVQNYGPWFDVQGAGIHSVFLVDLHKSKKDLSSGKWTYQVGLEGEYLGLHNASLANSSLWSQGTSLPVNKSLIWYKATILAPEGNGPLALNLASMGKGQAWINGQSIGRYWSAYLSPSAGCTDNCDYRGAYNSFKCQKKCGQPAQTLYHIPRTWVHPGENLLVLHEELGGDPSQISLLTRTGQDICSIVSEDDPPPADSWKPNLEFMSQSPEVRLTCEHGWHIAAVNFASFGTPEGKCGTFTQGNCHADMLTIVQKACIGHERCSIPISAAKLGDPCPGVVKRFVVEALCSE, encoded by the exons ATGAAGAGTTTTCTGGCAAAAATTGTCGATCTAATGAAGGATGATAATCTTTTTGCATCACAAGGAGGACCAATCATTCTTGCTCAG GTTGAGAATGAATATGGAAATGTTCAATGGGCATATGGGGTTGGTGGAGAATTATATGTCAAATGGGCTGCAGAAACTGCTATTAGTCTAAACACAACTGTACCTTGGGTGATGTGCGTACAAGAAGATGCTCCTGATCCAGTT ATAAACACATGCAATGGATTTTACTGTGACCAGTTTACCCCAAATTCCCCTTCCAAACCAAAAATGTGGACTGAGAACTATAGTGGATG GTTTCTTGCATTTGGCTATGCAGTTCCTTATCGACCTGTTGAGGACCTAGCATTTGCTGTTGCACGATTTTTTGAGTATGGAGGTTCTTTTCAAAACTATTATATG TATTTTGGTGGAACCAACTTTGGACGAACTGCGGGAGGTCCTTTGGTTGCAACAAGCTATGATTACGATGCCCCGATAGATGAATATG GTTTTATTAGACAGCCAAAGTGGGGCCACTTACGTGATTTGCACAGTGCAATAAAGCAGTGTGAAGAATATTTGGTCAGCTCAGATCCAGTTCACCAGCAGCTAGGCAACAAGTTAGAG GCACATGTCTACTATAAGCATTCCAATGATTGTGCAGCCTTTCTTGCCAATTATGACAGTGGTTCAGATGCAAATGTCACATTTAACGGCAACACGTATTTTCTTCCTGCATGGTCTGTGAGCATACTTGCAGATTGCAAGAATGTCATTTTCAACACGGCTAAG GTTGTTACGCAAAGACATATAGGAGATGCTTTGTTTTCCCGCTCCACCACTGTTGATGGAAATTTAGTGGCGGCATCACCATGGAGTTGGTATAAAGAGGAAGTGGGTATTTGGGGTAACAACTCTTTTACAAAGCCAGGTTTACTGGAGCAGATTAATACAACAAAAGATACCAGTGATTTTCTATGGTACTCAACCAG TCTTTATGTGGAAGCTGGACAAGACAAAGAACACTTACTGAATATTGAGAGTTTGGGGCATGCAGCACTTGTTTTTGTTAACAAGAGATTTGTAG CTTTCGGATATGGCAATCATGATGATGCAAGCTTCTCACTCACTCAGAAAATTAGTCTTGAAGAAGGGAATAATAACACACTGGATGTTTTAAGCATGCTGATTGGTGTACAG AACTACGGACCATGGTTTGATGTTCAAGGAGCTGGAATTCattctgtttttcttgttgACTTGCACAAGAGCAAGAAAGATCTCTCTTCCGGAAAATGGACCTACCAG GTGGGACTTGAAGGGGAATACCTTGGACTGCATAACGCCAGTCTTGCAAATAGTTCACTTTGGAGTCAGGGGACTTCTCTACCTGTTAATAAGAGCTTGATTTGGTACAAG GCTACAATCCTTGCTCCTGAAGGGAACGGTCCCCTAGCCTTGAATCTAGCAAGCATGGGGAAGGGCCAGGCATGGATTAACGGGCAAAGCATAGGACGATATTGGTCCGCCTATCTATCACCATCAGCCGGTTGCACCGACAATTGTGATTACAGAGGAGCTTACAATTCATTTAAATGCCAAAAGAAATGTGGTCAACCTGCTCAAACACT GTATCATATCCCACGCACTTGGGTTCATCCTGGTGAGAACCTACTGGTCCTACATGAAGAACTTGGAGGTGACCCTTCACAGATTTCTCTGCTCACACGAACTGGCCAAGATATATGCTCTATTGTATCAGAAGATGATCCTCCACCAGCTGATTCCTGGAAACCAAACTTAGAGTTCATGTCTCAAAGTCCAGAAGTTCGACTGACCTGTGAACATGGATGGCACATTGCTGCTGTCAACTTTGCTAGCTTTGGAACTCCTGAAGGAAAATGCGGAACGTTCACTCAAGGGAATTGTCATGCTGACATGTTAACAATTGTGCAAAAG GCTTGCATTGGCCATGAAAGATGTTCAATTCCTATATCAGCAGCTAAACTTGGTGACCCCTGTCCTGGAGTTGTAAAACGCTTTGTGGTTGAAGCTCTATGCAGTGAATGA
- the LOC133703466 gene encoding beta-galactosidase 6-like isoform X2 yields MTSGIMGRKNSCLALVLFVVLVFQCFWVERVWCVTVTYDHKALVIDGKRRVLQSGSIHYPRTTPEVWPEIIRKSKEGGLDVIETYVFWNYHEPVRGQYYFEGRFDLVRFVKTVQEAGLFVHLRIGPYACAEWNYGGFPLWLHFIPGVQFRTSNDIFKNAMKSFLAKIVDLMKDDNLFASQGGPIILAQVENEYGNVQWAYGVGGELYVKWAAETAISLNTTVPWVMCVQEDAPDPINTCNGFYCDQFTPNSPSKPKMWTENYSGWFLAFGYAVPYRPVEDLAFAVARFFEYGGSFQNYYMYFGGTNFGRTAGGPLVATSYDYDAPIDEYGFIRQPKWGHLRDLHSAIKQCEEYLVSSDPVHQQLGNKLEAHVYYKHSNDCAAFLANYDSGSDANVTFNGNTYFLPAWSVSILADCKNVIFNTAKVVTQRHIGDALFSRSTTVDGNLVAASPWSWYKEEVGIWGNNSFTKPGLLEQINTTKDTSDFLWYSTSLYVEAGQDKEHLLNIESLGHAALVFVNKRFVAFGYGNHDDASFSLTQKISLEEGNNNTLDVLSMLIGVQNYGPWFDVQGAGIHSVFLVDLHKSKKDLSSGKWTYQVGLEGEYLGLHNASLANSSLWSQGTSLPVNKSLIWYKATILAPEGNGPLALNLASMGKGQAWINGQSIGRYWSAYLSPSAGCTDNCDYRGAYNSFKCQKKCGQPAQTLYHIPRTWVHPGENLLVLHEELGGDPSQISLLTRTGQDICSIVSEDDPPPADSWKPNLEFMSQSPEVRLTCEHGWHIAAVNFASFGTPEGKCGTFTQGNCHADMLTIVQKACIGHERCSIPISAAKLGDPCPGVVKRFVVEALCSE; encoded by the exons ATGACCAGTGGTATCATGGGACGCAAGAATTCTTGTTTAGCATtggttttgtttgttgttttagtttttcaatgtttttgggTTGAAAGAGTGTGGTGTGTTACAGTGACGTATGATCACAAAGCTCTGGTGATTGATGGAAAGAGAAGGGTTTTGCAGTCTGGTTCTATTCATTATCCTCGAACCACTCCTGAG GTGTGGCCAGAAATTATTAGGAAATCAAAGGAAGGGGGGCTGGATGTGATTGAGACTTATGTGTTTTGGAACTATCATGAGCCTGTGAGAGGACAG TACTATTTTGAAGGCCGGTTTGATTTAGTGCGGTTTGTGAAAACGGTTCAGGAAGCTGGTCTTTTTGTTCATCTGAGGATTGGCCCATATGCCTGTGCTGAATGGAATTATGG GGGTTTCCCACTTTGGTTACATTTCATTCCTGGGGTTCAGTTTCGAACAAGTAATGATATATTTAAG AATGCAATGAAGAGTTTTCTGGCAAAAATTGTCGATCTAATGAAGGATGATAATCTTTTTGCATCACAAGGAGGACCAATCATTCTTGCTCAG GTTGAGAATGAATATGGAAATGTTCAATGGGCATATGGGGTTGGTGGAGAATTATATGTCAAATGGGCTGCAGAAACTGCTATTAGTCTAAACACAACTGTACCTTGGGTGATGTGCGTACAAGAAGATGCTCCTGATCCA ATAAACACATGCAATGGATTTTACTGTGACCAGTTTACCCCAAATTCCCCTTCCAAACCAAAAATGTGGACTGAGAACTATAGTGGATG GTTTCTTGCATTTGGCTATGCAGTTCCTTATCGACCTGTTGAGGACCTAGCATTTGCTGTTGCACGATTTTTTGAGTATGGAGGTTCTTTTCAAAACTATTATATG TATTTTGGTGGAACCAACTTTGGACGAACTGCGGGAGGTCCTTTGGTTGCAACAAGCTATGATTACGATGCCCCGATAGATGAATATG GTTTTATTAGACAGCCAAAGTGGGGCCACTTACGTGATTTGCACAGTGCAATAAAGCAGTGTGAAGAATATTTGGTCAGCTCAGATCCAGTTCACCAGCAGCTAGGCAACAAGTTAGAG GCACATGTCTACTATAAGCATTCCAATGATTGTGCAGCCTTTCTTGCCAATTATGACAGTGGTTCAGATGCAAATGTCACATTTAACGGCAACACGTATTTTCTTCCTGCATGGTCTGTGAGCATACTTGCAGATTGCAAGAATGTCATTTTCAACACGGCTAAG GTTGTTACGCAAAGACATATAGGAGATGCTTTGTTTTCCCGCTCCACCACTGTTGATGGAAATTTAGTGGCGGCATCACCATGGAGTTGGTATAAAGAGGAAGTGGGTATTTGGGGTAACAACTCTTTTACAAAGCCAGGTTTACTGGAGCAGATTAATACAACAAAAGATACCAGTGATTTTCTATGGTACTCAACCAG TCTTTATGTGGAAGCTGGACAAGACAAAGAACACTTACTGAATATTGAGAGTTTGGGGCATGCAGCACTTGTTTTTGTTAACAAGAGATTTGTAG CTTTCGGATATGGCAATCATGATGATGCAAGCTTCTCACTCACTCAGAAAATTAGTCTTGAAGAAGGGAATAATAACACACTGGATGTTTTAAGCATGCTGATTGGTGTACAG AACTACGGACCATGGTTTGATGTTCAAGGAGCTGGAATTCattctgtttttcttgttgACTTGCACAAGAGCAAGAAAGATCTCTCTTCCGGAAAATGGACCTACCAG GTGGGACTTGAAGGGGAATACCTTGGACTGCATAACGCCAGTCTTGCAAATAGTTCACTTTGGAGTCAGGGGACTTCTCTACCTGTTAATAAGAGCTTGATTTGGTACAAG GCTACAATCCTTGCTCCTGAAGGGAACGGTCCCCTAGCCTTGAATCTAGCAAGCATGGGGAAGGGCCAGGCATGGATTAACGGGCAAAGCATAGGACGATATTGGTCCGCCTATCTATCACCATCAGCCGGTTGCACCGACAATTGTGATTACAGAGGAGCTTACAATTCATTTAAATGCCAAAAGAAATGTGGTCAACCTGCTCAAACACT GTATCATATCCCACGCACTTGGGTTCATCCTGGTGAGAACCTACTGGTCCTACATGAAGAACTTGGAGGTGACCCTTCACAGATTTCTCTGCTCACACGAACTGGCCAAGATATATGCTCTATTGTATCAGAAGATGATCCTCCACCAGCTGATTCCTGGAAACCAAACTTAGAGTTCATGTCTCAAAGTCCAGAAGTTCGACTGACCTGTGAACATGGATGGCACATTGCTGCTGTCAACTTTGCTAGCTTTGGAACTCCTGAAGGAAAATGCGGAACGTTCACTCAAGGGAATTGTCATGCTGACATGTTAACAATTGTGCAAAAG GCTTGCATTGGCCATGAAAGATGTTCAATTCCTATATCAGCAGCTAAACTTGGTGACCCCTGTCCTGGAGTTGTAAAACGCTTTGTGGTTGAAGCTCTATGCAGTGAATGA